A DNA window from Vibrio cidicii contains the following coding sequences:
- the istA gene encoding IS21 family transposase, which produces MAKKRTPMNKIKEVLRLKYDCGLSNRSIASCLKLGPSTISELLTRFKQSQLGWPLPESCSDADLTQALYHGKKASRDKVMPDFTQYAVELRRKGMTKMLLWQEYHEQYQEKAYAYTQFCEHFTRWLKTQKRSMRQLHVAGDKLFIDYCGPRLQVVNPDTGEVREAEVFVATLGASNYTYVEAFPSQGKSYWLEAHANAFEHFGGVPHLLVPDNLRSAVSKANRYEPRLNDSYQKLANHYQTAVMPARPYKPKDKAKAENAVLLVERWIMMRLRHQTFYTFKELNLAIRALMDELNQREMKQYGASRKALFDKLDKPALKPLPKQRYLYTETRQAKVGPDYHVEYRRHYYSVPHQLVGHHVELEASNRLVQIYHQGNLVAQHPRSQRERGNSTQPEHMPSHHQHQKWSPGRLLNWGANIGPATREVVNKMLNAKPHPEQAYRSCLGLLNLSKAHGESRLEQACKDALMLTKPNYTFINNLLKNNREGQLSKDKANTPNLVHSNVRGPNCYH; this is translated from the coding sequence ATGGCCAAAAAGAGAACTCCAATGAACAAAATCAAAGAGGTATTACGCCTTAAGTACGACTGCGGTCTCTCAAATCGCAGCATCGCTTCTTGCCTGAAACTCGGCCCGTCCACCATATCGGAACTCCTTACTCGCTTTAAACAAAGCCAACTTGGTTGGCCTCTGCCTGAAAGTTGCAGCGATGCTGATCTCACGCAAGCGCTGTATCACGGTAAGAAAGCCAGTCGCGATAAAGTCATGCCAGACTTCACGCAATACGCAGTCGAACTCAGACGTAAAGGCATGACGAAGATGTTGCTCTGGCAGGAATATCATGAGCAATATCAAGAGAAAGCTTACGCTTACACTCAGTTCTGCGAGCACTTCACTCGCTGGCTCAAAACCCAAAAGCGCAGCATGCGCCAGCTTCATGTGGCGGGTGATAAGCTGTTTATCGATTACTGTGGCCCTCGGCTTCAGGTGGTGAACCCTGACACAGGCGAAGTGCGCGAAGCCGAAGTGTTCGTGGCGACCTTAGGTGCGTCCAACTACACCTATGTGGAAGCCTTCCCCAGCCAAGGAAAGTCTTACTGGCTAGAGGCGCATGCCAATGCGTTCGAGCACTTCGGTGGCGTCCCCCATCTCTTGGTTCCCGACAATCTGCGTAGCGCGGTCAGTAAAGCGAATCGCTATGAGCCAAGACTGAACGACAGCTATCAGAAACTGGCCAATCACTATCAAACCGCCGTGATGCCTGCTCGCCCTTACAAACCGAAAGACAAAGCCAAGGCGGAGAATGCGGTGCTCCTCGTCGAACGCTGGATCATGATGCGGCTTCGCCACCAAACCTTCTATACCTTCAAAGAGCTGAATCTCGCTATCCGAGCGCTGATGGATGAGTTAAACCAACGTGAGATGAAACAGTATGGCGCGAGTCGCAAAGCCTTGTTCGACAAACTCGATAAACCTGCATTAAAGCCGCTACCCAAGCAGCGATACCTCTATACCGAAACGAGACAAGCCAAGGTTGGGCCTGACTATCACGTCGAATATCGCCGTCACTACTACTCGGTTCCCCATCAACTGGTTGGCCACCACGTCGAGCTGGAAGCCTCCAACCGTCTGGTGCAGATCTACCATCAAGGTAACTTGGTCGCCCAGCATCCACGCAGTCAAAGAGAGCGCGGAAACAGCACCCAACCAGAGCACATGCCGAGTCATCATCAACATCAGAAGTGGTCGCCTGGACGCTTGCTCAACTGGGGAGCCAATATCGGCCCTGCCACCCGAGAAGTCGTCAATAAGATGCTGAACGCCAAACCTCATCCAGAGCAGGCCTATCGTTCCTGTCTTGGGTTACTCAACCTGAGTAAAGCCCATGGTGAATCACGCCTAGAGCAAGCCTGTAAAGATGCGCTGATGCTGACAAAACCGAACTACACCTTCATCAATAATCTGCTGAAAAACAATCGCGAGGGGCAACTGAGTAAAGATAAAGCGAATACACCGAACCTTGTTCACAGCAATGTTCGTGGCCCGAACTGTTATCACTAG
- a CDS encoding HAD family hydrolase has product MTKVYLFDWGDTLMIDFPDQRGKMCDWENIQAVNGALQTLEALSKQHQIYVATNAADSTESDIKLAFDRVGLSAFISGYFCKANLGIGKGAPDFFNRIIETLNVEPKSVVMVGDSYDKDIEPAVTAGIQAIWFNPMCKVGQGSHEVQEIRRLSELCT; this is encoded by the coding sequence ATGACCAAAGTGTACTTATTCGATTGGGGCGATACGCTAATGATCGATTTCCCAGATCAAAGAGGGAAAATGTGTGATTGGGAAAATATCCAAGCTGTAAACGGTGCGCTGCAAACCCTAGAAGCACTGTCGAAACAACATCAAATCTATGTCGCTACTAATGCCGCTGACTCAACAGAAAGTGATATAAAATTGGCTTTCGACCGAGTAGGTTTATCTGCTTTTATCTCAGGCTACTTTTGCAAAGCTAACCTTGGTATTGGCAAAGGTGCTCCGGACTTCTTTAATCGAATTATCGAAACTCTAAACGTTGAGCCAAAATCGGTGGTTATGGTTGGTGACTCTTACGACAAAGATATTGAGCCAGCAGTTACAGCCGGCATCCAAGCTATCTGGTTTAATCCTATGTGTAAGGTAGGTCAGGGAAGTCACGAAGTTCAAGAAATCAGGCGTTTGTCGGAACTTTGCACATAA
- a CDS encoding type II toxin-antitoxin system ParD family antitoxin, translated as MAKNTSITLGEHFDGFITSQIQSGRYGSASEVIRSALRLLENQETKLQSLRQLLIEGEQSGDADYDLDSFINELDSENIR; from the coding sequence ATGGCTAAAAATACAAGTATCACTCTTGGTGAACACTTCGATGGCTTTATTACAAGCCAAATACAAAGTGGGCGTTACGGCTCAGCAAGTGAAGTCATTCGCTCTGCGCTACGTCTACTCGAAAACCAAGAAACCAAACTACAGTCACTCCGTCAACTACTTATTGAAGGAGAGCAAAGTGGTGACGCTGATTATGACCTTGATAGCTTCATCAATGAACTCGATAGTGAAAACATTCGATGA
- a CDS encoding type II toxin-antitoxin system RelE/ParE family toxin — MKPFNLTVAAKADLRDIALFTQRRWGKEQRNVYLKQFDDSFWLLAENPDIGKSCDEIREGYRKFPQGSHVIFYQQTGSQQIRVIRILHKSMDVNPIFGA; from the coding sequence ATGAAACCATTTAATCTTACCGTCGCCGCCAAAGCCGATTTACGTGATATTGCTTTATTCACTCAACGACGCTGGGGAAAAGAGCAGCGAAATGTTTATTTAAAGCAATTCGATGATTCCTTTTGGCTTTTAGCGGAAAATCCCGACATTGGTAAATCATGCGATGAAATCCGAGAGGGATACAGAAAATTTCCCCAAGGGAGTCACGTCATCTTTTATCAGCAAACCGGCAGCCAACAAATCCGGGTGATCCGAATTCTTCATAAGAGCATGGATGTGAACCCAATATTCGGCGCATAA
- a CDS encoding GNAT family N-acetyltransferase → MELVVPSQEFKSAFECFYEDFAQNDVENAEYYLEGKIDFSKYVQRLSDEAAGINLRDGYVPCSHFWLIDSTRSILGAIRVRHNISNDFLSLEAGHIGYDIAPSFRGKGNGKLMLKLALSKAAALGIKRALLTADEDNFASRCVIEANGGEFEKIVIGKVFPNPLARYWVNCE, encoded by the coding sequence ATGGAGTTAGTTGTACCATCGCAGGAGTTTAAGTCTGCTTTTGAATGTTTCTATGAGGACTTTGCTCAAAACGATGTTGAAAATGCTGAGTACTACCTCGAAGGTAAAATTGATTTTTCCAAATATGTTCAGCGCTTGAGTGACGAAGCTGCGGGTATAAACTTACGTGACGGTTATGTACCATGTAGTCATTTTTGGCTTATAGATAGCACAAGGTCTATCCTCGGAGCTATTCGGGTTCGTCATAATATCAGCAATGATTTCCTTTCTTTAGAAGCTGGGCATATTGGCTACGATATAGCACCCTCATTTCGTGGAAAGGGCAACGGCAAGTTAATGCTGAAGTTGGCGCTTTCGAAAGCTGCCGCTCTTGGCATCAAACGAGCACTGCTGACTGCTGATGAAGATAACTTTGCATCGCGTTGTGTCATTGAAGCTAACGGCGGTGAGTTTGAAAAAATCGTTATAGGAAAGGTTTTCCCAAATCCTTTGGCTAGGTATTGGGTCAACTGTGAGTAA
- a CDS encoding DUF6434 domain-containing protein, whose amino-acid sequence MEKVDWHKNDIDDSTIITDSYKTTQNVRRYFKSKFGEQFKFDRDFMQWIKSSVGLTMGDASQEWIRRQDSK is encoded by the coding sequence ATGGAAAAGGTTGATTGGCATAAAAATGATATCGATGACAGTACAATTATCACGGACAGTTACAAGACAACTCAAAACGTTCGCCGTTATTTTAAATCCAAATTTGGTGAGCAATTTAAATTCGACCGAGACTTTATGCAATGGATTAAAAGTTCGGTGGGTTTAACAATGGGTGACGCTTCTCAAGAGTGGATTAGGCGTCAAGATTCAAAGTAA
- a CDS encoding DUF3265 domain-containing protein, with translation MGVRRTLLTKRLRGTHAAWHFWYAVGLGGESGLQKVGLGGTHPLTRR, from the coding sequence TTGGGTGTTAGAAGAACGCTCCTAACAAAGCGTTTAAGAGGGACTCATGCCGCGTGGCATTTTTGGTATGCGGTTGGTTTGGGTGGTGAAAGTGGTCTGCAGAAAGTTGGTTTAGGCGGCACTCACCCCTTAACGCGGCGTTAG
- a CDS encoding DUF3265 domain-containing protein — protein MTRRLSGIHAAWHFWYAVSFCGETGLRKVGLGGIHPLTQR, from the coding sequence ATAACAAGGCGTTTAAGCGGGATTCATGCCGCGTGGCATTTTTGGTATGCGGTGAGTTTTTGTGGTGAAACTGGTTTGCGGAAGGTTGGTTTGGGCGGCATTCACCCCTTAACGCAGCGTTAG
- a CDS encoding GNAT family protein, whose protein sequence is MQLELDGYYLRSLDVEDKEAFYKWSRDREVTLYSLSSYAYPQSKSDIEKWLLSINSNPKNVSFGICSNENDQLLGYAGISGISTLNRSGEYFILIGEKSYWGKGVGTSVTKIVTDYAIRTLGLHRVQLTASSLNYGAIKAYENAGYQHEGVMRQSGFRNGEFVDKVLMSVLSTEWSGI, encoded by the coding sequence ATGCAATTGGAACTAGATGGTTACTATCTTCGTTCACTGGATGTGGAAGATAAGGAAGCATTTTACAAGTGGTCTCGTGACCGTGAAGTTACACTTTATAGTCTTTCTTCATATGCGTACCCTCAATCAAAATCAGATATCGAAAAATGGCTTTTATCCATAAATTCAAACCCTAAAAATGTCTCTTTTGGCATATGTAGTAACGAGAATGATCAGCTACTTGGATATGCTGGTATATCTGGGATCAGTACTCTAAATCGTAGCGGTGAATACTTCATTCTTATTGGAGAAAAAAGTTACTGGGGTAAGGGTGTTGGTACATCAGTAACAAAAATCGTAACAGATTACGCTATACGAACTCTTGGTTTGCACAGAGTTCAGCTTACAGCAAGCTCTCTTAATTACGGTGCAATTAAGGCTTATGAAAATGCAGGTTATCAACATGAGGGCGTGATGCGACAATCAGGTTTTCGCAATGGTGAATTTGTCGATAAAGTACTAATGTCAGTTCTGTCTACAGAGTGGTCAGGCATATAA
- a CDS encoding IS3 family transposase (programmed frameshift) — protein sequence MTNRTRRTFSAEFKLEAAQLVTEHGYSVIEAAKTMNVSKSAMDRWVRQLKQEQRGISPKASPLTPEQIEIRELKKRIANLEEHNEILKKGYCSLDVGLTEQFSMIEKLRKSFSVKTLCHVFSVHRSSYKYWRNRGKQLSPEQVKLHSIVSDMHEASHGSAGARTIADMVTNIEGIPLSRYRASKLMKLLGLVSCQSPKHKYRKAEQEHLEIPNLLGRQFAVTQPNQVWVGDVTYVWVGHRWMYLAVVMDLFARKPIGWAMSLSPDSKLTGKALMMAFESRGRPKGVMFHSDQGSHYTSRYYRQLLWRCQITQSLSRRGNCWDNAPMERFFRSLKSEWVPKAGYRSFAEAQQEIIRYIIGYYSQLRPHQYNGGLTPNESERLYWENSKTVANFS from the exons ATGACAAATCGCACAAGACGAACTTTTAGTGCAGAGTTCAAACTTGAAGCAGCACAATTAGTAACAGAGCATGGCTATTCGGTTATCGAAGCCGCTAAAACAATGAATGTCAGTAAATCAGCAATGGATCGCTGGGTACGACAGCTTAAGCAAGAGCAACGAGGTATATCGCCGAAAGCCTCTCCGCTTACGCCAGAACAAATAGAAATTCGTGAACTCAAGAAGAGAATCGCTAACCTTGAGGAGCACAATGAAATTTTAAAAAAGG GCTACTGCTCTCTTGATGTCGGACTCACTGAACAATTCTCGATGATCGAGAAACTCAGGAAGAGCTTTAGTGTAAAAACCTTATGCCATGTGTTCAGTGTTCATCGTAGTAGCTACAAGTATTGGCGTAACAGAGGCAAACAACTCTCGCCAGAGCAGGTGAAATTGCACTCTATTGTGAGTGACATGCATGAAGCTAGCCACGGCTCAGCAGGTGCACGTACGATTGCTGATATGGTAACCAATATTGAGGGCATACCGCTTAGCCGTTATCGAGCAAGTAAGCTAATGAAATTACTAGGCTTAGTAAGCTGCCAGTCACCTAAACATAAATACAGAAAGGCCGAACAAGAGCATCTTGAGATCCCCAATCTTTTAGGGCGGCAATTTGCTGTGACTCAACCGAATCAGGTTTGGGTTGGTGATGTCACCTATGTATGGGTTGGTCATCGTTGGATGTATTTGGCTGTTGTCATGGATCTGTTTGCACGAAAACCTATTGGTTGGGCAATGTCACTATCACCAGACAGCAAGCTCACTGGAAAAGCATTGATGATGGCCTTTGAATCTAGGGGCAGGCCCAAAGGGGTCATGTTCCACAGTGATCAGGGTAGCCATTATACGAGTCGCTATTATCGTCAGTTACTATGGCGTTGTCAGATTACACAAAGCTTATCAAGACGAGGCAATTGTTGGGATAATGCGCCGATGGAGCGCTTCTTTAGAAGCCTGAAAAGCGAATGGGTTCCCAAAGCGGGTTATCGTAGTTTTGCAGAGGCTCAACAAGAGATCATTCGATACATTATTGGATATTACAGCCAACTTAGGCCACATCAGTATAACGGTGGGTTAACGCCCAATGAATCGGAACGCTTGTATTGGGAAAACTCTAAAACTGTGGCCAATTTTAGTTGA
- a CDS encoding GNAT family N-acetyltransferase has translation MDIYPEIELSKEQHNSIEVLRNKSFPEHQVTRSYYKQLPHMRALKYRDDQLVGYMGLDYRVVSVGDEIYKVLGVSDFCVEQSSQRNGIGTAMLSQLSEYASSKDVDFIILISDLDAFYTANGYLRLSSLSSWLRIHEHKNYGVAVDQVDDLYVKPISGKTWAVGHIDWLGYMY, from the coding sequence ATGGATATTTACCCAGAAATAGAGTTATCTAAAGAACAGCATAACTCAATTGAAGTCCTCAGAAACAAGTCGTTTCCTGAACATCAAGTAACTCGTTCGTACTATAAGCAACTCCCGCATATGAGAGCTTTAAAGTACAGAGATGATCAACTGGTTGGTTACATGGGACTGGACTACAGAGTTGTCAGCGTCGGCGATGAAATTTATAAAGTATTGGGCGTTAGTGACTTTTGTGTTGAACAATCATCTCAAAGAAATGGTATTGGCACTGCCATGTTGTCTCAACTGAGCGAGTATGCCTCAAGCAAAGACGTTGACTTTATAATTTTAATCTCCGATTTAGATGCTTTTTATACGGCTAATGGTTATCTTCGTCTTAGTTCTTTAAGCTCTTGGTTGCGAATACATGAACATAAGAATTACGGCGTTGCAGTTGATCAAGTTGATGATTTGTATGTTAAACCGATTAGCGGTAAAACTTGGGCAGTTGGTCATATAGACTGGTTAGGTTATATGTACTAG
- a CDS encoding DUF3265 domain-containing protein: protein MLFYKQLCIFRITRRLRGIHAAWHFWYAVVFGGESGLRKVGLSGIHPLTRRYISKRKKFDL from the coding sequence ATGCTTTTCTACAAACAGTTGTGCATTTTTCGCATAACAAGGCGTTTAAGAGGGATTCATGCCGCGTGGCATTTTTGGTATGCAGTGGTTTTTGGTGGTGAAAGTGGCCTGCGGAAAGTTGGTTTAAGCGGCATTCACCCCTTAACGCGGCGTTATATTTCTAAGAGGAAAAAATTTGATCTCTGA
- a CDS encoding Dabb family protein: MIRHLLLIKFKQSADSLEIEKLRCLFAAMPEKVDGVLAVEWGENDSPEGKNQGFTHSVLMTFSDEVGRQNYLPHPEHDALKQVFRPLLEDIVVFDYTI, encoded by the coding sequence ATGATTCGACATTTATTGCTTATAAAATTTAAACAATCCGCAGACTCATTAGAAATTGAAAAGTTAAGATGCTTGTTTGCGGCGATGCCGGAAAAAGTCGATGGTGTCCTCGCTGTTGAGTGGGGAGAAAACGATAGCCCCGAAGGCAAAAATCAAGGTTTCACGCATTCGGTTTTAATGACGTTTTCCGACGAAGTGGGCCGTCAAAACTATTTGCCACATCCAGAGCACGACGCACTTAAGCAAGTGTTTCGCCCTTTGCTCGAAGACATCGTGGTTTTTGATTACACAATCTAG
- a CDS encoding DUF4144 domain-containing protein, with translation MVNWPCILKLDGDDELVYLGSEADLNCECVDLIVSPSDRVIDSEGFVYSIVSNDSAVSLIGNSTQISAEEASRLIQRHEFCLAEVCLTKIQFETVAEAFNCLKS, from the coding sequence ATGGTCAATTGGCCTTGTATTCTAAAATTAGATGGTGACGATGAGCTTGTTTATTTGGGCTCAGAGGCTGATTTGAATTGCGAATGTGTGGATCTGATCGTTAGTCCGAGCGATCGAGTCATTGATTCTGAAGGTTTTGTCTATTCAATAGTTTCAAATGATTCAGCAGTTAGCTTGATTGGAAATTCAACCCAGATTTCAGCAGAGGAAGCGTCTAGATTGATTCAACGTCATGAGTTTTGTTTAGCGGAAGTCTGTTTGACAAAAATTCAGTTTGAAACAGTCGCTGAAGCATTTAACTGTTTGAAATCTTAG
- a CDS encoding DUF3465 domain-containing protein, producing MKWFVAFLLVLTSCFSVSLYANDAVLQQAYQSQQSDLQVQGFGQVAKVLPDDNDGSRHQKFILKLNSGQTLLVAHNIDLAPRIPNLKVGDSVEFYGEYEWNKKGGVLHWTHKDPQNRHAHGWLKHNGQVYE from the coding sequence ATGAAATGGTTTGTAGCTTTTTTGCTCGTTCTCACAAGCTGTTTTTCGGTTAGCTTGTATGCCAATGACGCCGTTTTACAACAAGCTTATCAATCGCAGCAAAGTGATTTACAGGTTCAAGGATTTGGACAGGTAGCGAAAGTGCTGCCTGATGACAATGATGGTTCAAGACATCAAAAATTCATCTTAAAGCTCAATAGCGGACAAACATTGCTGGTTGCGCATAACATCGACTTAGCACCAAGAATCCCGAACTTGAAAGTTGGCGATAGTGTTGAGTTTTATGGTGAATACGAATGGAACAAAAAGGGTGGGGTTCTTCACTGGACTCATAAAGATCCTCAAAATCGTCATGCTCATGGTTGGTTGAAACACAATGGGCAGGTGTACGAGTAA
- a CDS encoding DUF3265 domain-containing protein: MSLKHNKAFKRDSCRVAFLVCGDFCGESGLRKLGLGGTHPLTQR; the protein is encoded by the coding sequence TTGAGTCTTAAACATAACAAGGCGTTTAAGAGGGATTCATGCCGCGTGGCATTTTTGGTATGCGGTGACTTTTGTGGTGAAAGTGGTCTGCGGAAACTTGGTTTAGGCGGCACTCACCCCTTAACGCAGCGTTAG
- a CDS encoding DUF3265 domain-containing protein gives MAFLACGELSGENGLRKVGLGGIRPLTRRYATT, from the coding sequence GTGGCATTTTTAGCATGCGGTGAGTTAAGTGGTGAAAATGGTCTGCGGAAAGTGGGCTTAGGCGGCATTCGCCCCTTAACGCGGCGTTATGCGACAACCTAA
- a CDS encoding DUF3265 domain-containing protein gives MLFYKQLCIFRITRRLRGIHAAWHFWYAVVFGGESGLRKVGLSGIHPLTRRYA, from the coding sequence ATGCTTTTCTACAAACAGTTGTGCATTTTTCGCATAACAAGGCGTTTAAGAGGGATTCATGCCGCGTGGCATTTTTGGTATGCAGTGGTTTTTGGTGGTGAAAGTGGTCTGCGGAAAGTTGGTTTAAGCGGCATTCACCCCTTAACGCGGCGTTATGCTTAA